A DNA window from Elephas maximus indicus isolate mEleMax1 chromosome 17, mEleMax1 primary haplotype, whole genome shotgun sequence contains the following coding sequences:
- the LOC126060645 gene encoding olfactory receptor 150-like, producing the protein MAAGNHSTVNEFILVGLTEKTELHLPLFIFFLGVYVVTVVGNLGMITLIGLSSHLHTPMYYFLSSLSFIDLCYSTVITPKMLVSFVTENTISHPECMSQLYFFIFFIISECHMLAVMAYDRYVAICNPLLYKVTMSYQVCSWLVVVVYMIGLISATANTVCMLRVVFCKAKIINHYFCDIYPLLKLSCSSIYINEVVVLCFSVFNILAPISTILGSYISIIASILRIRSTEGRSKAFNTCSSHILAVTIFYGSAAFMYLQPSNVSSMDQGKVSSVFYTTIVPMLNPLIYSLRNKDVKIALKKIIEKRLFCINKDL; encoded by the coding sequence ATGGCAGCAGGAAATCACTCTACAGTTAATGAGTTCATCCTTGTTGGGCTGACAGAAAAAACAGAACTCCACCTGCccctctttattttcttcctaggAGTCTATGTGGTCACAGTGGTGGGGAACCTGGGCATGATCACACTGATTGGGCTCAGTTCTCACCTGCATAcccccatgtactatttcctcagcAGTTTGTCCTTCATTGATCTCTGCTATTCCACTGTCATTACCCCCAAAATGCTGGTGAGCTTTGTGACAGAGAACACTATCTCCCACCCTGAATGCATGAGTCAGctctacttcttcattttttttattatatcagaATGTCATATGTTGGCTGTGATGGCATATGATCGTTATGTTGCCATCTGTAATCCATTGCTTTACAAGGTCACCATGTCTTATCAGGTCTGCTCCTGGTTGGTAGTTGTGGTATATATGATAGGCTTGATTAGTGCCACAGCTAATACAGTTTGCATGTTAAGAGTGGTTTTCTGCAAGGCTAAAATAATCAACCACTACTTCTGTGATATTTATCCACTACTGAAGCTCTCCTGCTCCAGCATTTATATCAATGAAGTGGTAGTATTGTGCTtcagtgtatttaatattcttgcaCCAATCTCGACCATCCTTGGCTCCTATATCTCCATCATTGCCAGCATCCTGCGAATTCGCTCCACTGAGGGCAGGTCCAAAGCTTTCAACACATGCAGCTCCCACATCTTGGCTGTTACAATCTTCTATGGTTCTGCAGCATTCATGTACCTGCAGCCATCAAATGTCAGCTCCATGGACCAAGGGAAAGTGTCTTCTGTATTTTATACCACTATTGTGCCAATGCTGAACCCcctgatctacagcctgaggaataaggatgtcaaaattgctctaaaaaaaataattgagaaAAGACTATTTTGCATTAACAAAGATTTataa